The following proteins come from a genomic window of Salvia hispanica cultivar TCC Black 2014 chromosome 4, UniMelb_Shisp_WGS_1.0, whole genome shotgun sequence:
- the LOC125219764 gene encoding uncharacterized protein At2g38710-like: MVSANREMVVYCFDTLVAHYNNEEPPLPAFDEGQHPLFVTWKKVINGGEPRLRGCIGTLEARGIVNGFKDYALTSALRDRRFPPIQAKELPSLECTVSILTNYETARDYLDWEVGKHGIIIEFTDPDYNTRRSATYLPEVAAHEGWTIVEAIDSLIRKAGYRGTITEQLRKSIQLTRYQSTLFTMPYSEYVAYAKTTRGVAPTINGAKP; encoded by the exons ATGGTGTCGGCAAATAGGGAGATGGTGGTGTACTGCTTCGACACACTGGTGGCGCACTACAACAACGAGGAGCCTCCTCTTCCTGCCTTCGATGAGGGCCAACA TCCACTGTTCGTGACCTGGAAAAAAGTGATCAATGGTGGGGAACCTCGTTTACGTGGATGCATAGGGACTTTGGAAGCTCGCGGCATAGTTAATGGTTTCAAGGACTATGCTTTAACAAG TGCCCTCAGGGATCGACGATTTCCCCCAATACAAGCTAAAGAACTACCTTCCTTAGAATGTACAGTTTCCATTTTGACAAATTATGAAACTGCTCGTGACTACCTCGACTGGGAG GTTGGGAAGCATggaataattattgaatttactGATCCTGACTACAATACAAGGCGAAGTGCCACCTACTTACCTGAGGTTGCTGCTCATGAAG GGTGGACAATTGTTGAAGCAATTGATTCATTGATTAGAAAAGCGGGTTACAGAGGCACCATCACTGAACAACTGCGAAAGAGCATCCAGCTTACCCGTTACCAAAGCACACTATTTACCATGCCGTACAGCGAATATGTTGCCTATGCGAAGACAACTAGAGGTGTTGCTCCGACTATTAATGGGGCGAAACCATGA